The window TATGTTTCGATAAAAAGGTATGTTCCATTTATTTCATTgggtattttagtaaaaaaaaattgtctttcTTGTAAAAACGACTTGAGACTGCATAAGTTCCAGATTATCGAACTGATTATATAAAAATGACTGCATAgcagtggcggagcgtccatagaacacgattcccatcggcttgtctgatattcaggctcttgggccattttctttaaacttgTGATGTAAAGGAAGGGTAACTTagctacggcttgcctacgaataatctagacgcgccgccactgctacatAGTATAGTAGTTTGGTATTGTAGTGGTTCTTAAATTTCGGAAAAAATTCTAGTCCGAATTTTTTAAAGGAAAAATTGACTTAGCTAAGGCTTAGGGACTTGGCTAGAATTTAATCGATTCAATCGTGTAACTGGAAAGTGCATTTATATagattacagatgtagtgcataattactttccatcgtattttcacggaaacttacgaacgtgtcttgctatttcagtcagtctcggtacctagtacctactgagattgaagtagcatgacaaatacgaacgtttccgagaaaatacgattaTAACAGTTATGCACTATTCAATTAGTTGAAACATGTGTTTGGTGCCTAGACGATGGTAAAGTAGTGGGCGACGTGGGAGGCGCCGTCGGTGTCGACCGTCTTCTGCAGGTTGAGTTGGTGCACTATCGTGTCCGGGTTTTCTATCTCCTGCaacaatagggatgtttcctctaatcaaaataaattatttcacatcTTGCACGgtataaagcaccagataataattagaaagacacagacagcagttatttttaagcactatttctatttaataaatcggattgaaatataaaaagtaggcgagttgactgtgacgtcactacattcattttcatataaaatccatattagcaaattgttttgacagttctaaaaaagaagctggtttgactagtaggaatgtagcctattatcatacatttttaacaatatgtTCTCTGGCTTATTAACCCGAAAAATCCTATAAAATTACGTTTTTCAAACGTTAACAAGTTGATTTGATAAAGGTACCTCTTCATCTGCGAATCCATTGATTTCTACTGGTATCGTCTGGCCATCTTGAGTGATAACCTGTAAAAAAACACCGACGAGGATTAGGAAACAGCGATTTTTCAAAATACTAATTCAAGTTCGAAAGCAGTCCATGTCACTCCATGTGGTGAGACAGGTGCCTacgggccacttgcaccattaacCGGGGTTAACGAGATAAAactggagttatcatggttaccagtataatttgagactaggttaacggtttaaccgcttaaccccgggttagagggATGGTGTGAGTGTTCCCAAGAGTGACTAACTATAAGGACCACGCGCGATGAAGTTATGGCTTTTGCACTATGTGGTCTTATTCGAAAACTTATACTTCAATTTTAACTTCAATAAACATTCCAATTTCGCGCCAACAATCAAATCCTTCAACTTAACCTTATTAGTGACCCCTATTGGAACATGTGCACTTGTCCAGACTATGTCTATGTTACCTGCAAAGACTTTCCGTCGGCTGAAGTGATGGCTAGCCGCGTGCCGTCCTGCATTGTGAAGTGCAGCGGGTTTCCTTGCTCGTCCGTCACCTGACAAACAATACCATTGTAGAAAATGACGCACAATAGATCTCTCTCCAGAtgagcagagggcctaccgcgagccacattcgacgtgttgcctctctgtcgcacttgtaaattcgtaagtaagtgtgacagggaggcaacacgtcgaacgtggttcgcggtgggCCCTCAGGTTGGAAACAtggatttatttttgtaaaacgGGTTGAGCTCTACGATTAAGTGTGACCGAAAGAGAAGTCAAAACTAGAGCATTGCATCTCGTTTTAATTAACGTTGGTACTTAATTGCACTATGCTGGGTTTGACTGTTAACAGAAGAGGCCAGTCTTAACCACTCCAAACTACGTCCCGTGAGCCAATGCAACTCACTGAAAGAAAGAAGGGGAGTTAAAAGGCCATACAATCCGACGAGTAAAAAGGAAGGACGCTTATTAGCTGTGGTTCTTAGAACAGAAAGACTGAAGACGCCTGATGTCAAGCATCATTTCCGCCAAAGAATTATAGTttttaaaagtcaaaaactGGAAAGGCGTATAACGTATACGAATTCAGCCAACACTCACGGGCATATGTTCGCTCTCCTCCAGCACCACAGGTTCCATCTCCTCGAGAACATGTTCCATCTGTTCCACGGGCTCCGGCACGGGCAGCTCCGGCCGCCGCAGGAGCGAGGAGCCCGAGTACAGGGTGTCTTTCAGCCAACACTCACCGGCATATGTTCGCTCTCCTCCAGCACCACAGGTTCCATCTCCTCCAGGACGTGTTCCACCTGTTCCATCTGTTCCACGGGCTCCGGCTCGGGCAGCTCGGGCCGCCGCAGGAGCGAGGAGCCCGAGTACAGGGTGTCTTTCAGCACCGTGTCGTTTTCTATTGTCGTCATCTGTGGGTAaaaatttttaggtactttACTAAAGAGTAGAAGACTTGCACCCAGTAGAGTGGTCCAAAATATTACTgagacttcgctccaggcaacgatgcagatgcccgaagatcgagaggcctggagagcagtggtaggaagaataacccttaggagtcacgtccctcagacatgaggttaCGATCAAGAAGAAGACTACTAGTGTACCCAAAAATCGCTATGTGTAAAATAATTCTATGGGCTCTGCTAATTGGGTTAAGTTTGGTGATTATTTCTGACGCTGACATTTTGCCACGGAATAGATGTTATCTTTATTTATGTGCTAATCCTCTGTTAAGTCTTGCAACAGAAGAAAGTAGCGAGTAGACGCAAGTTTTATGAACGCTTGTAGTTTGCTTTACAAACGGAAGGCTTTTTAACTGACTTCAAAAAAAGGATGATGCTCTAAATTCGTCGGAACCTTATTCTAGGTATTACTGTTTAACTAATGCAAACAAACACGCAGTATAGTTACAAGCAAtacccagtggcggatttgctctaatgccaagtaggcccgggcctagggcggcaagatattaggggcggcaaattgtgacaaaaaaattgatgataacaagaaataactcaaaatgtagtcaatatgatgggtactgataaggggcggctacagggcctgggccctagggcggcaaagactgcaaatctgTCATTGGCAATACCATTGAAATCTGATTAGAAAGGCGGTCTTGAACACCAGATTCGCTTCAACGTTTCATGTGTCTGGTTTATGGTCTGGTGTAGTACATATACTATTGCAATAGGTCCTAATATCTGTACCTGGTCGGATTCGACGATGTGGAAGGCGGTGGGGCCGGAGTCTACGTCGTAGGCCACGTATATAACGCGCTCGTCCTGCGGGCTGGCGGGGGCGGCCGCGGCCGGCACCGGGAGGTTCTTGTCGACCAGCAGGCTTACTTGCTTGTGCACTTGCTGTTGATGCAAGGTTTATTTTATCAATCGAACTAATGACCTTCACTAAGGGCTCCTTTAGACGATACGATGTATGcgtgtttcattacattgcgggttttgatcggttggttgaattggacgtaatcaaCAGTCCGTAATGTAACCCAGGCTATATTTTGTGAATCGTAATAGATAGACATTTGAATTTTttacagataatgtatttctgttgccgctataacaataaatactaaaaacggaataaaataaatatttaagtggggctcccatacaacaaacgtgattctttttggcgttttttgcgtaacggtacggaatccttcgcgcgagtccgactcgcacttgtccggtttttccgTATAATATCTAAGGGTGGCCTATAACCCAGTCAATTTTATGTAGGGTTGTGACGGTCGGTGGGTGTGGTACCTTCTTGTGCTTGTTGAGGTTGGAGCAGTCGGCGAAGGCCCTGGGGCAGAGCGGGCAGCGGAAGGGGCGCTCGCCGGTGTGGCGGCGCTGGTGCttgagcagcgcgccgcgctccGCGAACCCGCGCGCGCACACCGCGCACCGGTGCCTCAGGGCTCCACCCAGGTGCGCCAGCCATGACGGTCGGTGGGTGTGGTACCTTCTTGTGCTTGTTGAGGTTGGAGCAGTCGGCGAAGGCCCTGGGGCAGAGCGGGCAGCGGAAGGGGCGCTCGCCGGTGTGGCGGCGCTGGTGCttgagcagcgcgccgcgctccGCGAACCCGCGCGCGCACACCGCGCACCGGTGCCTCAGGGCTCCACCCAGGTGCGCCAGCCATGACGGTCGGTGGGTGTGGTACCTTCTTGTGCTTGTTGAGGTTGGAGCAGTCGGCGAAGGCCCTGGGGCAGAGCGGGCAGCGGAAGGGGCGCTCGCCGGTGTGGCGGCGCTGGTGCttgagcagcgcgccgcgctccGCGAACCCGCGCGCGCACACCGCGCACCGGTGCCTCAGGGCTCCACCCAGGTGCGCCAGCCATGACGGTCGGTGGGTGTGGTACCTTCTTGTGCTTGTTGAGGTTGGAGCAGTCGGCGAAGGCCCTGGGGCAGAGCGGGCAGCGGAAGGGGCGCTCGCCGGTGTGGCGGCGCTGGTGCttgagcagcgcgccgcgctccGCGAACCCGCGCGCGCACACCGCGCACCGGTGCCTCAGGGCTCCACCCAGGTGCGCCAGCCATGACGGTCGGTGGGTGTGGTACCTTCTTGTGCTTGTTGAGGTTGGAGCAGTCGGCGAAGGCCCTGGGGCAGAGCGGGCAGCGGAAGGGGCGCTCGCCGGTGTGGCGGCGCTGGTGCttgagcagcgcgccgcgctccGCGAACCCGCGCGCGCACACCGCGCACCGGTGCCTCAGGGCTCCACCCAGGTGCGCCAGCCATGACGGTCGGTGGGTGTGGTACCTTCTTGTGCTTGTTGAGGTTGGAGCAGTCGGCGAAGGCCCTGGGGCAGAGCGGGCAGCGGAAGGGGCGCTCGCCGGTGTGGCGGCGCTGGTGCttgagcagcgcgccgcgctccGCGAACCCGCGCGCGCACACCGCGCACCGGTGCCTCAGGGCTCCACCCAGGTGCGCCAGCCATGACGGTCGGTGGGTGTGGTACCTTCTTGTGCTTGTTGAGGTTGGAGCAGTCGGCGAAGGCCCTGGGGCAGAGCGGGCAGCGGAAGGGGCGCTCGCCGGTGTGGCGGCGCTGGTGCttgagcagcgcgccgcgctccGCGAACCCGCGCGCGCACACCGCGCACCGGTGCCTCAGGGCTCCAACCAGGTGCGCCAGCCATGACGGTCGGTGGGTGTGGTACCTTCTTGTGCTTGTTGAGGTTGGAGCAGTCGGCGAAGGCCCTGGGGCAGAGCGGGCAGCGGAAGGGGCGCTCGCCGGTGTGGCGGCGCTGGTGCttgagcagcgcgccgcgctccGCGAACCCGCGCGCGCACACCGCGCACCGGTGCCTCAGGGCTCCACCCAGGTGCGCCAGCCATGACGGTCGGTGGGTGTGGTACCTTCTTGTGCTTGTTGAGGTTGGAGCAGTCGGCGAAGGCCCTGGGGCAGAGCGGGCAGCGGAAGGGGCGCTCGCCGGTGTGGCGGCGCTGGTGCttgagcagcgcgccgcgctccGCGAACCCGCGCGCGCACACCGCGCACCGGTGCCTCAGGGCTCCACCCAGGTGCGCCAGCCATGACGGTCGGTGGGTGTGGTACCTTCTTGTGCTTGTTGAGGTTGGAGCAGTCGGCGAAGGCCCTGGGGCAGAGCGGGCAGCGGAAGGGGCGCTCGCCGGTGTGGCGGCGCTGGTGCttgagcagcgcgccgcgctccGCGAACCCGCGCGCGCACACCGCGCACCGGTGCCTCAGGGCTCCACCCAGGTGCGCCAGCCATGACGGTCGGTGGGTGTGGTACCTTCTTGTGCTTGTTGAGGTTGGAGCAGTCGGCGAAGGCCCTGGGGCAGAGCGGGCAGCGGAAGGGGCGCTCGCCGGTGTGGCGGCGCTGGTGCttgagcagcgcgccgcgctccGCGAACCCGCGCGCGCACACCGCGCACCGGTGCCTCAGGGCTCCACCCAGGTGCGCCAGCCATGACGGTCGGTGGGTGTGGTACCTTCTTGTGCTTGTTGAGGTTGGAGCAGTCGGCGAAGGCCCTGGGGCAGAGCGGGCAGCGGAAGGGGCGCTCGCCGGTGTGGCGGCGCTGGTGCttgagcagcgcgccgcgctccGCGAACCCGCGCGCGCACACCGCGCACCGGTGCCTCAGGGCTCCACCCAGGTGCGCCAGCCATGACGGTCGGTGGGTGTGGTACCTTCTTGTGCTTGTTGAGGTTGGAGCAGTCGGCGAAGGCCCTGGGGCAGAGCGGGCAGCGGAAGGGGCGCTCGCCGGTGTGGCGGCGCTGGTGCttgagcagcgcgccgcgctccGCGAACCCGCGCGCGCACACCGCGCACCGGTGCCTCAGGGCTCCACCCAGGTGCGCCAGCCATGACGGTCGGTGGGTGTGGTACCTTCTTGTGCTTGTTGAGGTTGGAGCAGTCGGCGAAGGCCCTGGGGCAGAGCGGGCAGCGGAAGGGGCGCTCGCCGGTGTGGCGGCGCTGGTGCttgagcagcgcgccgcgctccGCGAACCCGCGCGCGCACACCGCGCACCGGTGCCTCAGGGCTCCACCCAGGTGCGCCAGCCATGACGGTCGGTGGGTGTGGTACCTTCTTGTGCTTGTTGAGGTTGGAGCAGTCGGCGAAGGCCCTGGGGCAGAGCGGGCAGCGGAAGGGGCGCTCGCCGGTGTGGCGGCGCTGGTGCttgagcagcgcgccgcgctccGCGAACCCGCGCGCGCACACCGCGCACCGGTGCCTCAGGGCTCCACCCAGGTGCGCCAGCCATGACGGTCGGTGGGTGTGGTACCTTCTTGTGCTTGTTGAGGTTGGAGCAGTCGGCGAAGGCCCTGGGGCAGAGCGGGCAGCGGAAGGGGCGCTCGCCGGTGTGGCGGCGCTGGTGCttgagcagcgcgccgcgctccGCGAACCCGCGCGCGCACACCGCGCACCGGTGCCTCAGGGCTCCACCCAGGTGCGCCAGCCATGACGGTCGGTGGGTGTGGTACCTTCTTGTGCTTGTTGAGGTTGGAGCAGTCGGCGAAGGCCCTGGGGCAGAGCGGGCAGCGGAAGGGGCGCTCGCCGGTGTGGCGGCGCTGGTGCttgagcagcgcgccgcgctccGCGAACCCGCGCGCGCACACCGCGCACCGGTGCCTCAGGGCTCCACCCAGGTGCGCCAGCCATGACGGTCGGTGGGTGTGGTACCTTCTTGTGCTTGTTGAGGTTGGAGCAGTCGGCGAAGGCCCTGGGGCAGAGCGGGCAGCGGAAGGGGCGCTCGCCGGTGTGGCGGCGCTGGTGCttgagcagcgcgccgcgctccGCGAACCCGCGCGCGCACACCGCGCACCGGTGCCTCAGGGCTCCACCCAGGTGCGCCAGCCATGACGGTCGGTGGGTGTGGTACCTTCTTGTGCTTGTTGAGGTTGGAGCAGTCGGCGAAGGCCCTGGGGCAGAGCGGGCAGCGGAAGGGGCGCTCGCCGGTGTGGCGGCGCTGGTGCttgagcagcgcgccgcgctccGCGAACCCGCGCGCGCACACCGCGCACCGGTGCCTCAGGGCTCCACCCAGGTGCGCCAGCCATGACGGTCGGTGGGTGTGGTACCTTCTTGTGCTTGTTGAGGTTGGAGCAGTCGGCGAAGGCCCTGGGGCAGAGCGGGCAGCGGAAGGGGCGCTCGCCGGTGTGGCGGCGCTGGTGCttgagcagcgcgccgcgctccGCGAACCCGCGCGCGCACACCGCGCACCggtgccgcgccgcgccgcccgccgcgcgcgTCTCGCGCCGCATGTGCGCCAGCCACGACGAGCGGCACACGAACCTGCACGAGTGAGACATTCAGTACTAGtcacccgccccggcttcgcacacACGACTTTAAcaaatttttgtcaaaaatggacggcaaagttgactttgccgtctaaaaaataagtcgcgaagcgcgtagtttatttacagtcaaaaattaaaaagtcaaaaacattgcagtctcgattttgggactgcaatgttgcatacaaattccattatttgtcgtgttccaaactttttaaaagttgaaatggccatatcaaatgaaggcacaggcccgttaaacagccaaacagatgattagtaccgcgactatttagctgtctcaaaaaggttggcgtattttcggcagaaaaatacacttctatttttttattaaaaaaataaaaaagcggcaagggcttttttctgtaaaaatatatacgtaagaacattgcttttgtaaaatatttctatgatatttatatttcttgcaccatttttgagaaaagcacacACAAGACTGGGAAGACATATGACttggctggaaggctacttgctggcttcggattcaattaaacggactcccaaggtcgtcagTTATAGACGTGTGCGTcgattaaaaaatgatcggcggcggcgtttgccaaaaaatcggcggcggcggcgtgttttcggcgtgaccttgactttTAGGTTTCTTAGAAAAAATCATTAATTCgttgtttttcttgaaaatttgatcaatgcaggttgctggtcagtgaactacgtatagtttgaatatgctgtgagtaaaatagggtttgtaaatgaatataggataggtgtaataacttgatttccctagtcactggcttgcattaagaggttacctagtcccaatgaccttcgatccgaTCTGTAACTTTCCGTTTTTTCAAGCTCTCCATGAGCCATGGCTTATCCTATTAAAAATGACGTACTGTAACAAAACATAACTCCACACATCCTTGGCATTTGCTAGACATAGTGGACTGCTATGACATGTTTTTCTTGTCGTACAAGCACCAGGCTCACTGAGacgtatcttctttctcgttttctcattgctgaggctcgcgaccacatgtaatttgtctccatttcgtgcggtcataagccgtatggactgcacggtgcagactgccgcaagccgacctcttcatagcgttcgaccatctcacacatgctccaagcacgtttgccattcattcggattaaattcatgtgtttttccacatcatgcgttggatCCGTTGCATGCGTTGGACGCGTTGGTCCGTAGAATCTAAGGGCTCACCCATGGCATATTGGGAAGAGATGAGTGGTGATATAGACCTCTATGAGAATGAaggggtttgttcttctagctgtccaaggtataagcagcactagcagcagtcttCGTTCATTCGTTAACAGCTGACGGTGAATACTTAGGATtactcagttactttaattggttgtgtcaaatagtttctgcaactggctattcagtttcatttaattaataattgatgtataggtatttgacaactgtaacataaatattaaaaaaaaaaaccatattgTAATGCAAAAACCAACTTggaatagctaattaacaacacttaaggtcacgccgatttcacgccgatcatttatcggcggcggcggcgtggtcaaaaagcccggcggcggcggcgctccggcgcggcgcacacgtctagtccgtttaaaacgaatcctcagcctgcaagtagctacttccgagcctcgacaataatgtactattttctactcgtcgactataatacttgaattaagatttcttataccaaacttcaattgggtatttttaatgtatgggctcccaactccactataatattcatatggATACAGTTTAGTAAActacagtagaatccgcttataatgacatcgaagggaagtgacaaacacgtcatactaagcggatgtcatataaaacatagttgtacaacttcttatttttgttatgttttccaaattaatctcaaattcctttgtggcaaatgagttttattaacttgtaacaaatatcaacttgtcactgagaatcaaaactaaaataccttacacgccacgaacgcactaaacgtcctcgcagggaaagacgtggtgacggccacgaaaaccagcgattgtgtcagtataaccggacataatttcatggaaataggatttttaggtcatagtaagcgatttgtcactataagcgaagtcatcttatccgaatttgccacaaataattttatatgaaaaccaaacttcgcacagtaattacgtcatagtaagcggttggtcagtataagcggagtcataataaacggattctactgtataatgaaattgaccaatcacagttcgccgcgatcaagaggacgaaacaaaaccatagctcaaattaattatttattgtaggttgtatagtagaaacaattggttcataagtcagaaacgcgcatgtgacacccttaatatagcaacatccatagattacgaaaaccacttagtgttggttgttagtctccataggctacggtggccaaaatcgagaaaacaactgtctaaaaatttaatttagcgcggagcaagtaccagggcctcatgagttacgagaaggtgtcgttgaccaacgcgccgggcgcggcggccggggcgCGTGATATGAataaggtatcgcggctgctcgcgtaCCATCTTAGCTGcatacttttggtttgatttgtttgtatgattctactaattaaaagtattatttttgttgactcctagaaaaagtattgtatacaatagtctttcgtcgctttgctacaggtagctaaaagtacccgttccaccccaattttggggaaagccataagccgcgcgtggcgctgtcgccacctagcggccatatttgtgctgatcgtaagagaggcgttttgttagagagtgagtcttctgtacctagtactattatttattctgtgcctaaacacggtactcgactgaaaagctcacgattgtataaaatactaatacACCTGCATCTTCCTCAAAAGTCACTCTATTAAAATGTAtctgaaaaccgcatgaaaatctgttcggtagtttttgagtttatcacaAACAACCACGATACACACATCACATACAACCGCGATGGGAGATTTTGTTTTTGGTGTAAAATAAAGTCTGTTGTGTGTCATAAGAATAAGATAAACGATATTAACATGTACAAGTAAAGTCTATTCAAATGTGGCGAAGCGATCGCTTATATACTATTAAGTCAAAATCAATATGCCTATcattccacgggaaaaggtatcTTATGACGACTAGCGCTTACACTTTTATCCGCGAAGCTCCTATACGAATACGCTGCTACgcgtcgtaagcgccaaccgccacaaGATACCTTTACACgcagaacgtcacatatgatcTGATTACAAAGACCCTGACATACAAACGCACCCGACGCGGACATTAATCGCACCAGTATGGTTTATCCCCGCTGTGCTGTGTACGTACCGCTTCCCGCAATGGTTGCAGACGTGCGGCCGCTCGGTGTCGGCCTGGTGGCGGCGCGCGTGCAGCCGGTGCTGCGAGGACGTGGTGAACCGCCTCGGGCATTGAGCGCACTGGTATGGTTTCTCGCCCGTGTGGATACGCTCGTGCTCGGACAAGTTGCCTTTTTGACTGAAGCTCTTTCCGCATGTTTTGCAGGTGTATGGTTTTAGGCCTAATAAGAAGACGAATATTCGATTTATTAATATTGTGCATCTTTGCTCAAGAGGGCTGCAGAGGGCGCTAACGCTAAAGAGGAAACGGTATTGTTGAAAGGTTGCCAGCTGGTGCAAAGACTTGCTAGTATCAGTCATCTGATTTGTCAACGAAACATTTTGCCAAGGACACCGTTCttagattttaattttaacctcAAAATGTATGAGTTTGTGGATAAACACAGAAAGCTTCACGGTTTTATGAAACTCTTTCTTGATGTTAATGGTACATTTGTCACGTAGttagtatttttaatattaaatcaattctattacttactgtttaatttaatttaataacgcATTGGCGCCGAAGTGtaatgttatataatataatgtacTATTCAATAAATACCATGGCAGAATGCCACCTCATGTGCAGCGTGAGGCTGGTCTTGTGTGCGAAGCGGTGCTTGCAAAGCTCGCACGCGAACCATTTAACGCCGGAATGGAGTAATGCGTGGTTCAGAAGGTTCGCCATCGTCTTGAACGACGTGCTACAGATCTGGAACCTTCACGCCGACATATCTGAGCTACACATACCCGAATGCCACCGCATGTGCAGCGTGAGGCTGGTCTTGTGCGCGAAGCGGTGCTTGCACAGCTCGCACGCGAACCGTTTAACGCCGGAATGGAGTAATGCGTGGTTCAGAAGGTTCGCCATCGTCTTGAACGACGTGCTACAGATCTGGAACCTTCACGCCGACATATCTGAGCTACACATACCCGAATGCCACCTCATGTGCAGCGTGAGGCTGGTCTTGTGCGCGAAGCGGTGCTTGCAAAGCTCGCACGCGAACCATTTAACGCCGGAATGGAGTAATGCGTGGTTCAGAAGGTTCGCCTTCGTCTTGAACGACGTGCTACAGATCTGGAACCTTCACGCCGACATATCTGAGCTACACATACCCGAATGCCACCTCATGTGCAGCGTGAGGCTGGTCTTGTGTGCGAAGCGGTGCTTGCACAGCTCGCACGCGAACCGTTTAACGCCGGAATGGAGTAATGCGTGGTTCAGAAGGCTCGCCTTCGTCTTGAACGACGTGCTACAGATCCGGAACCTTCACGCCGGAATATTTGAGCTACACATACCTGAATGCCACCGCATGTGCAGCGTGAGGCTGGACTTGTGCGCGAAGCGGTGCTTGCACAGCTCGCACGCGAACCGTTTAACGCCGGAATGGAGTAATGCGTGGTTCAGAAGGTTCGCCTTCGTCTTGAACGACGTGCTACAGATCTGGAACCTTCACGCCGACATATCTGAGCTACACATACCCGAATGCCACCTCATGTGCAGCGTGAGGCTGGTCTTGTGCGCGAAGCGGTGCTTGCACAGCTCGCACGCGAACCGTTTAACGCCGGAATGGAGTAATGCGTGGTTCAAAAGGTTCGCCTTCGTCTTGAACGACGTGCTACAGATCTGGGGACAAGTGTAGAAtagattaaaatttaaataaatacaaataacatttaaaGGACATATTAGAGAAATCGGGCTAGACTTACAGTTAGTTTTCTTAGGCAGGGTCAGTACCAGTACCAACTAGTTGTTTGAGAACGCAAAA is drawn from Cydia fagiglandana chromosome 4, ilCydFagi1.1, whole genome shotgun sequence and contains these coding sequences:
- the LOC134663969 gene encoding zinc finger protein Xfin-like, producing MEVFLYNSTVCRLCGEENDNGTLLYSSEENSQNLSEIINTYLPIKVSDDGQLPRTICPGCTIQIEATVEFITLIINGQKIIRELHQREKEYKKTLFNNAVASEPEIITENIVYEINTSDGVYQVEHPIALQVAGLEKPKRKRGRPPKKPKSPEELAQEAAARQQVEEAKVSQKEEELQGKRRRKTPTRFKEAVQGKELERIFKEEGVTDGDESDAEAKPDADKPPVSKEPEVIGHMEASGELVVVVKGKGRGRPKGRMRPTREQCAICGMEFSCVGRYMSHVAAHGPVQYRCGCGQTFPTRLMFTTHQRTAAHEGQTVIPCDTQNPENPQTSPIKTEQPPEPSEELPSVEKLVSNVQDTTLPAAVPDADTTENVEKPDEKPEVAPETTPPETEVETDTVVLGPSGKPKLKCPQCDKMFSNKQSRSLHIKAVHEGAKPYVCVECGATFAYPRSLALHAHSHRRAQPTKGFACDLCGKVLNHPSSVVYHKEAEHTGQRYVCGKCGKLFKHKQLLQRHQLVHSQARPYSCKICSTSFKTKANLLNHALLHSGVKRFACELCKHRFAHKTSLTLHMRWHSGLKPYTCKTCGKSFSQKGNLSEHERIHTGEKPYQCAQCPRRFTTSSQHRLHARRHQADTERPHVCNHCGKRFVCRSSWLAHMRRETRAAGGAARHRCAVCARGFAERGALLKHQRRHTGERPFRCPLCPRAFADCSNLNKHKKVPHPPTVMAGAPGWSPEAPVRGPSPTAPTSTSTRRYHTHRPSWLAHLGGALRHRCAVCARGFAERGALLKHQRRHTGERPFRCPLCPRAFADCSNLNKHKKVPHPPTVMAGAPGWSPEAPVRGPSPTAPTSTSTRRYHTHRPSWLAHLGGALRHRCAVCARGFAERGALLKHQRRHTGERPFRCPLCPRAFADCSNLNKHKKVPHPPTVMAGAPGWSPEAPVRGVRARVRGARRAAQAPAPPHRRAPLPLPALPQGLRRLLQPQQAQEALRHRCAVCARGFAERGALLKHQRRHTGERPFRCPLCPRAFADCSNLNKHKKVPHPPTVMAGAPGWSPEAPVRGPSPTAPTSTSTRRYHTHRPSWLAHLGGALRHRCAVCARGFAERGALLKHQRRHTGERPFRCPLCPRAFADCSNLNKHKKVPHPPTVMAGAPGWSPEAPVRGVRARVRGARRAAQAPAPPHRRAPLPLPALPQGLRRLLQPQQAQEGPSPTAPTSTSTRRYHTHRPSWLAHLGGALRHRCAVCARGFAERGALLKHQRRHTGERPFRCPLCPRAFADCSNLNKHKKVPHPPTVMAGAPGWSPEAPVRGVRARVRGARRAAQAPAPPHRRAPLPLPALPQGLRRLLQPQQAQEALRHRCAVCARGFAERGALLKHQRRHTGERPFRCPLCPRAFADCSNLNKHKKVPHPPTVMAGAPGWSPEAPVRGPSPTAPTSTSTRRYHTHRPSWLAHLGGALRHRCAVCARGFAERGALLKHQRRHTGERPFRCPLCPRAFADCSNLNKHKKVPHPPTVMAGAPGWSPEAPVRGVRARVRGARRAAQAPAPPHRRAPLPLPALPQGLRRLLQPQQAQEALRHRCAVCARGFAERGALLKHQRRHTGERPFRCPLCPRAFADCSNLNKHKKVPHPPTVMAGAPGWSPEAPVRGPSPTAPTSTSTRRYHTHRPSWLAHLGGALRHRCAVCARGFAERGALLKHQRRHTGERPFRCPLCPRAFADCSNLNKHKKQVHKQVSLLVDKNLPVPAAAAPASPQDERVIYVAYDVDSGPTAFHIVESDQMTTIENDTVLKDTLYSGSSLLRRPELPEPEPVEQMEQVEHVLEEMEPVVLEESEHMPVTDEQGNPLHFTMQDGTRLAITSADGKSLQVITQDGQTIPVEINGFADEEEIENPDTIVHQLNLQKTVDTDGASHVAHYFTIV